In the genome of Amphiura filiformis chromosome 4, Afil_fr2py, whole genome shotgun sequence, one region contains:
- the LOC140150660 gene encoding LOW QUALITY PROTEIN: protoheme IX farnesyltransferase, mitochondrial-like (The sequence of the model RefSeq protein was modified relative to this genomic sequence to represent the inferred CDS: inserted 1 base in 1 codon; deleted 1 base in 1 codon) has translation MLRTLVKRTCWVACQNTQTNVIRCISGKTGISTQQAEAVKPKITEEHVDSSNKTVVDSETGTITRHNVSIHHVPNAKDRVETAIQSAVDHVTPCPIESKDDNKENIVAKETEKWTEQTWKLSELPSMYMQLSKSRLTGLVVISALGGYGMAPALFEPTTCALMALGTFMTSCSANTINQYFEVPYDSQMARTRNRVLVRGLLSPLHAVGYASVVGIAGVTTLALCVNPLAAAISASTWGLYVMAYTPLKRVSIANTWVGALVGALPPMIGWAACTGGLEPGAFLMAAYLYSWQXPHFNALSWNLRGDYSRGGYCMMATTNPALCRRVALRHCIAMIGLCTLAPVFELTTWTFAIDSLPLNLFMTYLGWRFYKKADSKSAKQLFRFTLLHLPLLMMLLLISKKNLHPEKKTATNTSALPGVESVVAVQ, from the exons ATGCTTAGAACACTAGTGAAGAGAACTTGCTGGGTAGCATGCCAGAATACGCAAACCAATGTCATTAGATGT ATAAGTGGAAAGACAGGCATCTCCACACAACAGGCTGAAGCTGTCAAACCCAAGATTACTGAAGAACATGTCGATAGTAGCAACAAAACTGTAGTAGACTCTGAAACAGGCACTATAACTAGGCATAATGTCAGTATACATCATGTGCCAAATGCGAAAGACAGGGTAGAGACTGCTATACAAAGTGCTGTTGATCATGTGACACCATGTCCGATAGAATCCAAAGATGATAATAAGGAGAATATTGTAGCGAAAGAGACGGAGAAATGGACGGAACAGACATGGAAGTTATCGGAGCTTCCGTCGATGTACATGCAGTTGTCTAAAAGCAGGTTAACAG GTCTCGTGGTAATCTCAGCATTAGGTGGCTATGGAATGGCTCCAGCACTATTTGAACCCACCACCTGTGCACTCATGGCACTAGGTACTTTCATGACATCCTGCTCAGCCAAtacaataaatcaa TATTTTGAGGTTCCTTATGACTCCCAAATGGCTAGAACAAGAAACAGAGTACTTGTTAGAGGTTTATTGAG CCCTCTTCATGCAGTAGGTTACGCCTCAGTTGTCGGCATTGCTGGAGTGACGACCTTAGCCTTGTGCGTTAACCCATTAGCTGCTGCCATATCCGCTAGTACTTGGGGTCTGTACGTCATGGCATACACACCTCTCAAGAGAGTTAGCATAGCCAATACATGGGTTGGAGCACTTGTAGGAGCTCTACCACCTATGATAGGATGGGCTGCTTGCACTGGTGGACTGGAACCAG GTGCATTTTTGATGGCTGCATATCTCTACAGCTGGC TTCCTCACTTCAACGCACTCAGCTGGAATCTC CGTGGCGACTACTCACGTGGCGGATACTGCATGATGGCCACTACAAACCCCGCTCTTTGTAGACGAGTAGCCTTACGTCACTGCATAGCTATGATAGGACTATGCACACTAGCGCCAGTGTTTGAGTTGACCACATGGACTTTCGCGATAGACTCTTTACCCCTGAACTTATTTATGACATACTTAGGGTGGCGTTTTTACAAGAAGGCAGATAGTAAATCTGCCAAGCAATTATTCAGGTTTACACTTCTACATCTACCACttttgatgatgttgttgttgattagTAAGAAGAACTTGCATCCAGAGAAGAAGACGGCGACTAATACAAGTGCTCTTCCTGGCGTTGAATCAGTAGTTGCAGTGCAATAA